The proteins below come from a single Chitinophaga pinensis DSM 2588 genomic window:
- a CDS encoding SWIB/MDM2 domain-containing protein, with protein MPTSKQTTAKPAAKTTTKAAPAKEGGGKGLKAPLTPSADLAAVIGSDPLPRTEITKKIWDYIKEHNLQDAQNKRLINADEKLKKVFNGKDQISMFELAKEMNQHVK; from the coding sequence ATGCCTACTTCAAAACAAACGACAGCAAAACCAGCAGCAAAAACCACTACAAAAGCAGCTCCTGCAAAAGAAGGCGGTGGCAAAGGATTGAAAGCCCCACTGACTCCAAGCGCAGATCTGGCAGCAGTTATCGGTAGTGATCCGCTGCCAAGAACAGAGATCACTAAAAAGATCTGGGATTACATTAAAGAACACAATCTGCAGGATGCCCAGAATAAACGCCTGATCAACGCAGATGAAAAACTGAAGAAAGTATTCAACGGTAAAGACCAGATCTCTATGTTCGAACTGGCCAAAGAAATGAATCAGCACGTTAAATAA